From the genome of Acidobacteriota bacterium, one region includes:
- the dnaA gene encoding chromosomal replication initiator protein DnaA translates to MHADLLSSILHAISKRVNQQSFNMWFKPVSSARKDDSTIYLGVPNEVFRDWITNNYFDVIEESLHELDLDAYQLRFTIAETQPVESRLETLSDSPSRSNSFPANDQGFSAGVVRALESEPVELPLNAKYTFDTFVVGSCNQFAHAASLAVVDMPSKTYNPLYVYGGVGLGKTHLMHAIGHAIKQRNQSLRLTYLSSERFMNELINAIRYDKTIKFRDKYRNIDVLLMDDIQFLAGKERTQEEFFHTFNALYDAQKQIVISSDCPPREIPTLEERLHSRFEWGLIADIQPPDLETKVAILKRKADLDKINLPDSVALFIASKIKSNIRELEGSLVRLTAYASLKGLPMDLDLAHEVLRTIIAEESSGVSVELIQKTIAAHYGLKVADLKSKNNSRKIAVPRQVAMYLCKTLTKASLPEIGREFGGKHHTTVLHSVNKIAQLYGNDPDFHKAINNLIADFK, encoded by the coding sequence ATATGTGGTTCAAGCCCGTCTCTTCAGCGCGGAAGGACGATTCAACAATCTATTTGGGCGTTCCAAACGAAGTCTTCCGAGATTGGATAACCAATAACTACTTTGATGTCATCGAGGAGTCCCTTCATGAGCTCGATCTCGACGCTTACCAGTTGAGGTTCACGATCGCCGAGACACAGCCGGTGGAGTCTCGTTTGGAGACACTCAGCGATAGTCCATCCAGATCGAACTCGTTCCCGGCGAATGACCAGGGTTTCAGCGCGGGAGTCGTTAGGGCTTTAGAGAGCGAGCCCGTAGAACTTCCTCTCAACGCAAAATATACCTTCGATACGTTCGTCGTTGGCTCGTGCAACCAGTTTGCGCACGCTGCATCCCTGGCAGTCGTCGACATGCCATCGAAGACCTACAACCCGCTTTATGTATACGGAGGTGTCGGCCTTGGTAAGACTCATCTTATGCATGCGATTGGACATGCGATAAAGCAAAGAAACCAGAGCCTGCGCTTGACCTACCTATCGTCTGAACGTTTCATGAATGAACTGATCAACGCTATCAGATACGACAAGACCATCAAGTTCAGAGACAAGTACCGGAACATCGATGTGCTCCTCATGGATGATATCCAGTTTTTAGCAGGTAAGGAGCGCACACAGGAGGAGTTTTTTCATACATTCAACGCTCTGTATGATGCCCAGAAACAGATCGTTATTTCGAGCGACTGCCCGCCCAGGGAGATTCCGACCTTAGAAGAGCGTCTGCATTCCAGATTTGAATGGGGCCTGATAGCCGACATCCAGCCTCCCGATCTCGAGACTAAGGTCGCCATTTTGAAAAGGAAGGCCGACCTGGACAAGATCAACCTCCCGGATAGCGTAGCTCTATTCATCGCCAGCAAAATCAAATCAAACATAAGGGAACTGGAGGGCTCTCTAGTCAGACTCACCGCTTATGCGTCACTTAAGGGTTTGCCCATGGACCTCGATCTGGCACATGAGGTCCTTCGCACAATAATCGCAGAGGAATCGAGCGGCGTTTCGGTTGAACTCATTCAAAAGACCATTGCTGCGCACTATGGGCTCAAGGTGGCGGACCTAAAATCGAAGAACAACTCTAGGAAGATTGCGGTCCCGCGGCAGGTCGCAATGTACCTGTGCAAGACGCTGACAAAGGCTAGTCTTCCGGAGATCGGACGCGAGTTTGGCGGCAAGCACCATACGACTGTGCTGCACAGCGTTAACAAGATAGCGCAGCTTTACGGGAATGATCCGGATTTCCACAAGGCTATTAACAACCTAATCGCGGATTTTAAATGA